One genomic region from Brienomyrus brachyistius isolate T26 unplaced genomic scaffold, BBRACH_0.4 scaffold62, whole genome shotgun sequence encodes:
- the LOC125725152 gene encoding LOW QUALITY PROTEIN: protein FAM117B-like (The sequence of the model RefSeq protein was modified relative to this genomic sequence to represent the inferred CDS: deleted 1 base in 1 codon), with product MSQRVRRNESPTSNTGTAGSASGGGSGGGGGAGGAGVGNSSMSLISRLLPMKATVPFQLRAQVQSQPPLQARSSHGADGGCGAATRSDGCNGKGGEAGARAPASLSRSPTRAAASTSPAPPVFPSVSPLSSPPSSTGSQIGPSAAPQLKASPIFTPSAAGRPPQPTSSFSGAASQQLALHPTNGRVPGYGGSPCPSPTQQQQQQPWLAECSPPTSPLQALPLPSEVTSSAGYRGRLQQPPAQRRSPEHGRQSPERRSPSSPLSKEKARIPPASPLYSSCCSSSIRRTSSLDTLTGPYLSGHWPRDGSHAHCAPCMVDQTTQTPSAWADDPSEKRRGSHKRSASWGSTDQLKEIAKLRQQLQRSKHSSRHHRDKDRKSPFNGSHAAISQSQAPIPKTILVPIPISKSTVSRFRNSVEGLNQEIERIIIHKPGDRDEQLMPQDVPDGHRAPPPLPHRSSSTRSIDTQTPSGGGGGLTAGGGGGNHSNNSSRSQSTSPTFLTVTSDAGPESPCSSEELLNDGREKDPYPNSPLPKYASSPKPNNSYMFKREPPEGCERVKVFEETPSRLPHEIPQFLCPDRNKVNFIPKSGSAFCLVSILKPLLPTQELTFKGSGGLSGHGPPPSVGPSPLCPEPDQRVSRGTSTSSQQSCLPWHLEEPDS from the exons atgtctCAAAGAGTTCGAAGAAACGAGTCGCCGACTTCCAACACTGGCACTGCAGGCAGTGCAAGCGGTGGAGGTTCCGGCGGCGGTGGTGGAGCAGGAGGTGCGGGAGTGGGTAACTCAAGCATGAGTCTGATAAGTCGCCTGCTGCCCATGAAGGCTACCGTTCCGTTTCAGCTAAGAGCTCAGGTTCAGTCACAGCCCCCTCTGCAGGCGAGGTCGTCGCATGGCGCCGACGGCGGATGCGGCGCAGCCACGCGCAGCGATGGCTGTAACGGCAAAGGAGGCGAAGCCGGAGCGCGAGCGCCCGCCTCGCTCAGCCGGAGCCCGACGCGGGCCGCCGCCTCTACTAGCCCCGCGCCGCCGGTCTTTCCTTCAGTTTCACCCCTTTCCTCTCCGCCGTCCTCCACGGGCAGCCAGATAGGGCCGTCCGCCGCCCCACAGCTGAAGGCTAGCCCCATTTTTACACCAAGCGCCGCGGGCAGACCCCCCCAGCCGACATCGTCGTTTTCGGGTGCAGCCTCTCAGCAGCTCGCTTTACACCCGACGAACGGCAGAGTCCCCGGCTACGGCGGCTCCCCGTGTCCCTCCCCcacgcagcagcagcagcagcagccctgGCTTGCCGAATGCTCTCCGCCGACATCTCCCCTGCAGGCACTGCCGCTGCCTTCCGAGGTAACGTCGTCGGCTGGCTACCGGGGCAGACTACAGCAGCCCCCGGCCCAGCGCCGGTCCCCGGAACATGGCAGACAGTCCCCGGAGAGGAGGAGTCCCAGCTCGCCTCTCTCCAAAG AGAAGGCACGGATCCCCCCAGCATCTCCTCTGTACAGCTCCTGCTGCTCCTCCAGCATCCGACGAACCTCCTCACTGGACACGCTCACGGGGCCCTACCTGTCAGGACACTGGCCTCGGGATGGGAGTCATGCCCACTGTGCACCCTGCATGGTGGACCAGACCACTCAG ACTCCCAGCGCCTGGGCAGATGACCCTTCGGAGAAGAGGAGGGGCTCCCATAAGCGCTCGGCC TCCTGGGGGAGCACCGACCAGCTTAAAGAG ATCGCTAAGTTGCGGCAGCAGCTACAGCGCAGCAAACACAGCAGCCGTCACCACCGGGACAAGGACCGCAAGTCTCCCTTCAATGGCAGCCACGCcgccatcagccaatcacag GCACCCATTCCCAAGACTATCCTGGTGCCGATCCCCATCTCCAAGTCGACAGTGTCCCGCTTCCGGAACAGTGTGGAGGGGCTGAACCAGGAGATTGAGCGCATAATCATCCATAAGCCAGGAGATCGGGACGAGCAGCTCATg CCTCAGGACGTTCCCGATGGCCACCGTGCCCCCCCGCCCCTGCCACATCGCAGCAGCAGCACCCGCAGCATCGACACCCAGACACCCTCGGGAGGTGGAGGTGGCCTCACAGCTGGTGGGGGAGGTggtaaccacagcaacaacagcagccGCTCCCAGTCCACGTCCCCCACCTTCCTGACGGTGACCAGCGACGCAGGGCCAGAGAGCCCCTGCTCCAGCGAAGAGCTTCTAAATGACGGGCGAGAGAAAG ATCCATATCccaactcccccctccccaaatatGCCTCGTCCCCCAAGCCCAACAACAGCTACATGTTTAAGAGGGAGCCGCCGGAGGGCTGCGAGAGGGTCAAAGTCTTCGAGGAGACGCC CTCCCGGCTGCCTCACGAGATCCCACAATTCCTATGCCCGGACAGGAACAAGGTCAACTTCATCCCCAAGAGTGGCTCTGCCTTCTGCCTGGTCAGCATCCTCAAGCCCCTCCTTCCCACACAGGAGCTCACCTTTAAGGGCTCCGGCGGCTTGAGCGGGCACGGGCCGCCCCCCTCTGTGGGCCCCTCCCCACTGTGCCCTGAGCCAGACCAGCGTGTGTCTCGGGGCACCAGCACTTCCAGCCAGCAGTCCTGCCTTCCATGGCACCTGGAGGAGCCTGACAGCTAA